A section of the Telopea speciosissima isolate NSW1024214 ecotype Mountain lineage chromosome 3, Tspe_v1, whole genome shotgun sequence genome encodes:
- the LOC122656074 gene encoding transcription factor MYB7-like, giving the protein MQMGRHSCCVKQKLRKGLWSPEEDEKLFNHITKFGVGCWSSVPKQAGLQRCGKSCRLRWINYLRPDLKRGMFSQQEEDLIIGLHEVLGNRWAQIAAQLPGRTDNEIKNFWNSYLKKKLKQRGIDPNTHKPLTETEAQDEKKCREHDDDLQTSQLKKQRTLSSLQLGTTTVSINDSNYYVQPVTKQGFDPFPLFEFQESTINPTGSNPNLLYQNHQDFRTLNQNQTHLETSSEFGFSSIRRPASCDNVTETDISENSITTSRVSNGFFFNEARESSSNSCNAAEFQASNNNGVFSWDSMFMFQLNGIKSEEVVKLRSWEEEESRQQTESPEDFGSFPLTSLSEDLTGASFDLFEQI; this is encoded by the exons atgcaAATGGGGCGCCATTCTTGTTGTGTTAAGCAGAAACTCAGGAAAGGTTTATGGTCTcctgaagaagatgagaaactaTTCAATCACATCACTAAGTTCGGTGTTGGATGTTGGAGTTCTGTTCCTAAACAAGCTG GACTGCAGAGGTGCGGCAAGAGTTGTAGATTGAGATGGATTAACTACTTAAGACCAGATCTCAAGAGAGGGATGTTCTCACAGCAAGAAGAGGATCTCATAATCGGCCTCCATGAGGTTCTGGGCAACAG GTGGGCTCAGATTGCAGCACAGTTACCTGGGAGAACAGATAATGAGATTAAAAACTTTTGGAATTCGTatctgaagaagaaactcaaacaGAGAGGTATTGACCCAAACACCCACAAGCCCTTGACTGAAACTGAAGCACAAGATGAGAAGAAATGCAGAGAACATGATGACGACTTGCAAACATCTCAGCTCAAGAAACAGAGAACCTTATCAAGTTTACAACTTGGGACTACTACAGTTTCCATTAACGACTCAAACTACTATGTTCAGCCTGTGACCAAGCAAGGCTTTGATCCTTTCCCTTTGTTTGAATTCCAAGAGAGCACAATCAATCCAACGGGATCTAATCCCAACCTTCTGTATCAAAACCACCAAGATTTCAGAACTTTGAATCAGAATCAAACCCATTTGGAAACGAGCTCagaatttgggttttcttcGATACGCCGTCCAGCTTCTTGTGATAATGTCACAGAGACAGATATTTCAGAGAATTCTATCACTACATCAAGAGTGAGTAATGGAttcttcttcaatgaagcaAGAGAGAGTTCTAGCAACAGTTGTAACGCGGCAGAATTTCAGGCTAGCAATAATAATGGTGTGTTCTCATGGGATTCAATGTTTATGTTTCAGCTCAATGGGATTAAATCTGAAGAAGTAGTGAAGCTACGTTcatgggaggaagaagagagtcGACAACAAACTGAAAGCCCAGAAGATTTCGGTAGCTTTCCATTAACGTCACTATCTGAAGATCTAACTGGGGCGAGCTTCGATCTCTTTGAGCAGATTTAG